One genomic segment of Panicum virgatum strain AP13 chromosome 2N, P.virgatum_v5, whole genome shotgun sequence includes these proteins:
- the LOC120658210 gene encoding aspartyl protease family protein 1-like: MAAAAAAAAWVRAVFLAAVAASAAEALGLDVHHRYSATVREWAGHRAPPRGTPGYYAALAGHDGLRRRSLASAARGGEVAFADGNDTYRLNDFGFLHYAVVSLGTPNVTFLVALDTGSDLFWVPCDCIKCAPLVSPNYGNLKFDVYSPQKSSTSRKVPCSSNLCDEQSACQSASNSCPYNIEYLSDNTSSSGVLVEDLLYLITEYGQPKVVTAPITFGCGQVQTGSFLGSAAPNGLLGLGMDSKSVPSLLASEGVAANSFSMCFGEDGHGRINFGDTGSSDQQETPLNIYKQNPYYNISITGAMVGSKSINAKFSAIVDSGTSFTALSDPMYTEITSSFNSQVQDKPTQLDSSLPFEFCYTVSPKGSINPPNISLIAKGGSVFPVNDPIITITDTASNPLGYCLAMMKSEGVNLIGENFMSGLKIVFDRERKVLGWKKFDCYSVDNSSNLPVNPNTSAVPPKPSMGPNSYTPEATKGASPNGTQVNVLQPSASSLLKLHFNTNIFIATALLFFSIL; this comes from the exons atggcggcggcggcggcggcggcggcgtgggtgcGGGCAGTGTTCctggccgccgtggccgcgtccgcggcggaggcgctggGCCTGGACGTCCACCACCGGTACTCGGCGACCGTGCGGGAGTGGGCGgggcaccgcgcgccgccgcgcgggacgCCGGGGTACTACGCCGCGCTGGCCGGCCAcgacggcctccgccgccggtcgctcgcctccgccgcgaggggaggggaggtggcCTTCGCCGACGGCAACGACACCTACCGGCTCAACGATTTCGGATT CTTGCATTACGCGGTGGTGTCGCTGGGGACGCCGAACGTGACGTTCCTGGTGGCGCTCGACACCGGCAGCGACCTCTTCTGGGTGCCCTGCGACTGCATCAAGTGCGCCCCGCTCGTCTCCCCCAACTACGGG AATTTGAAGTTCGACGTGTACAGCCCTCAGAAGTCGAGTACTAGCCGAAAGGTCCCTTGCAGTAGCAATTTGTGCGATGAGCAGAGCGCGTGCCAATCAGCAAGCAACAGCTGCCCGTACAATATCGAATACTTGTCTGATAACACGTCGTCCTCAGGTGTGCTAGTCGAGGATCTATTGTACCTGATAACTGAGTATGGACAACCGAAAGTTGTTACAGCCCCCATAACTTTCGG TTGTGGACAGGTTCAGACAGGTTCATTTCTGGGCAGTGCTGCGCCCAATGGTCTGCTTGGGCTTGGTATGGACAGTAAATCAGTTCCAAGTTTGTTAGCAAGTGAAGGAGTTGCTGCCAATTCCTTCTCAATGTGCTTTGGAGAAGATGGACATGGTAGAATCAATTTTGGGGACACCGGAAGCTCAGACCAGCAGGAGACCCCAttaaatatttataaacaaaA CCCATATTACAATATAAGCATCACTGGTGCTATGGTGGGAAGTAAGTCCATTAACGCTAAGTTTAGTGCTATTGTCGACTCTGGCACCTCTTTCACAGCTCTGTCCGATCCTATGTACACTGAAATCACAAGCAGT TTCAATTCACAAGTCCAAGATAAGCCAACCCAACTTGACTCTTCGCTACCCTTTGAATTTTGCTACACCGTAAG TCCAAAGGGATCTATCAATCCTCCAAATATAAGTCTGATAGCAAAAGGGGGAAGCGTATTTCCTGTCAATGATCCAATAATTACTATAACGGACACTGCATCT AATCCACTTGGCTATTGCTTGGCCATGATGAAGAGTGAAGGTGTTAACTTAATAGGGG aGAATTTTATGTCTGGGCTGAAGATTGTGTTTGATCGAGAGAGGAAGGTCTTGGGCTGGAAAAAATTTGATT GTTACAGCGTGGACAACTCGAGTAACCTTCCAGTGAACCCAAATACTTCTGCTGTTCCTCCGAAGCCTTCAATGGGACCTAACAGCTACACTCCTGAAGCTACCAAGGGTGCTTCACCAAATGGCACCCAAGTCAACGTATTGCAGCCTTCAGCGAGTTCTTTGCTGAAGCTGCATTTCAACACAAACATCTTCATCGCCACCGCTCTCCTGTTCTTCTCGATTCTTTGA
- the LOC120658213 gene encoding uncharacterized protein LOC120658213, with product MARPARAPLLRRLLLLAALAASCSYYLLVLQAQATAPPRYDGFAYGGGAAAAWKDAVLVEAFLDPLCPDSRDAWRPLKLAVERYAPRVSLIVHPFPLPYHTYAFHACRALYIANKLNSSSTYPLLKLFFKNQEKFYNSATSSLSSPAIAVEMSKMAAQAVGNSVSEFLQGFSDSRTDSAARVSFKYGCTRGVYGAPFFFVNGFLQPGGGSPIDYSTWIGILDPLVSQQGERIEMFTSIRCLKRPYEGYSGTDAWLLPRARGATALMSVVCMLCIDEVTGRTPLCMLYLLYYLASDCVKRLKVG from the exons ATGGCGAggcccgcgcgcgccccgctgCTCCGGCGCCTGCTCCTGCTGGCGGCCCTCGCGGCGTCCTGCTCCTACTACCTCCTCGTCCTCCAGGCGCAGGCCACGGCCCCGCCGCGCTACGACGGCTTCGCCTacggcgggggcgccgccgcggcgtggaAGGACGCCGTCCTCGTCGAGGCCTTCCTCGACCCGCTCTGCCCCGACAGCCGCGACGCCTGGCGTCCGCTCAAGCTCGCCGTCGAGCGATACGCGCCGCGGGTCTCGCTCATCGTCCACCCCTTCCCGCTGCC ATACCACACATATGCATTCCATGCCTGCCGTGCACTTTATATAGCTAACAAGCTGAATTCGTCATCAACATATCCATTGTTGAAGCTGTTCTTCAAGAACCAG GAAAAGTTCTACAACTCTGCCACATCATCGCTCTCGAGCCCTGCTATAGCTGTAGAAATGTCGAAGATGGCCGCGCAGGCTGTAGGCAATTCAGTATCTGAGTTCCTCCAAGGCTTCAGCGATAGCAGGACAGACTCGGCAGCTAGAGTTTCTTTCAAG TACGGGTGCACGAGGGGAGTGTATGGCGCGCCTTTCTTCTTTGTGAATGGTTTCCTCCAGCCTGGGGGCGGGTCGCCCATCGACTACAGCACATGGATCGGCATCCTGGATCCCCTCGTTTCCCAGCAGGGTGAAAGAATCGAGATGTTCACTTCTATCAGGTGCTTGAAGCGGCCTTACGAAGGATACAGTGGCACAGATGCTTGGCTCCTGCCGAGAGCCCGAGGGGCAACAGCTCTGATGTCCGTTGTGTGTATGCTTTGCATTGATGAAGTCACAGGACGCACTCCACTTTGCATGTTGTACTTATTGTACTACCTAGCTAGCGATTGTGTAAAACGCCTAAAAGTTGGATAA
- the LOC120658209 gene encoding probable 26S proteasome non-ATPase regulatory subunit 3 isoform X2 → MPEDVEMNDSQAPPAAAPAVSDAPAPAQSTLHHLKEIASVIEAGSLSKEVRRISRAVRLTIALRRRLAARDVAAFLAFALPPSSEAFARLSALVPKEDGSEMDVDTAAPAAQVSIKHGLPEIEIYCYLLVLIFLFDNKKYDEAKTCAAASIARLKSLNRRTVDVLASRLYSYYSYVHELTNTLAEIRGTLLALHRMATLHHDELGQETLLNLLLRNYLHYNLYDQAEKLRSKAPRFEAHSNQQFCRYLFYLGKIRTIQLEYTDAKESLLQAARKAPTTARGFRIQCNKWGIIVRLLLGEIPERTVFMQKGMKAALTPYFELTNAVRVGDLELFRSVADKFSSTFSADRTRNLIVRLRHNVIRTGLRNISISYSRISLADIAKKLRLNSENPVADAESIVAKAIRDGAIDATIDHANSCMVSKETGDVYSTNEPQIAFNSRIAFCLNMHNEAVKALRFPPNSHKEKESAEKRRERLQQEEELAKHMAEEDDDDF, encoded by the exons ATGCCGGAGGACGTCGAGATGAACGACTCCcaggccccgcccgccgccgcccccgccgttaGCGACGCCCCGGCGCCCGCGCAGTCCACTCTCCACC ATCTGAAGGAGATCGCGTCGGTGATTGAGGCCGGGTCGCTGAGCAAGGAGGTCCGCCGGATCTCACGCGCCGTCCGCCTGACCATCGCcctacgccgccgcctcgccgcccgcgacgTTGCTGCCTTCCTGGCCTTCGCGCTGCCTCCTTCCTCGGAGGCCTTCGCCCGCCTCTCCGCCCTCGTGCCCAAG GAAGATGGGAGTGAAATGGATGTTGATACGGCAGCTCCAGCAGCTCAAGTTTCAATCAAGCATGGTCTTCCTGAGATTGAAATTTATTGTTACTTGCTTGTGCTTATTTTCCTTTTTGATAATAAGAAATATGACGAG GCTAAAACATGTGCCGCCGCAAGCATTGCTCGTCTGAAGAGTCTTAACAGGAGAACAGTTGATGTTTTAGCTTCTAGGCTGTACTCCTATTACTCATATGTCCATGAGCTTACCAACACCCTTGCTGAGATTCGTGG GACTCTCCTGGCATTGCACAGAATGGCAACTTTACACCATGATGAGCTTGGTCAG GAAACTCTTCTCAATCTGCTTCTTCGCAATTACCTGCACTACAACTTGTATGACCAGGCAGAAAAGCTAAGGTCAAAGGCGCCTCGTTTTGAAGCACATTCCAATCAACAG TTCTGCCGGTATCTCTTTTACTTGGGCAAAATAAGGACAATTCAGTTGGAGTACACTGATGCTAAGGAAAGCCTCTTGCAAGCTGCTAGAAAGGCACCCACTACAGCTCGAGGATTTCGGATCCAGTGCAACAAATGGGGCATTATTGTAAGGCTGCTCTTAGGAGAGATTCCAGAGAGAACTGTTTTCATGCAGAAAGGAATGAAAGCTGCTTTGACACCCTATTTTGAGCTTACAAAT GCTGTCCGAGTTGGTGACCTAGAGCTATTCAGATCTGTGGCAGATAAATTTTCAAGCACTTTCAGTGCAGATAGGACCCGGAATTTGATAGTGAGGCTGCGCCACAATGTTATCCGGACTGGATTGCGTAACATCAGCATCTCATACTCAAGGATTTCCCTTGCTGATATTGCCAAGAAGCTGAGGTTGAACTCTGAGAACCCTGTCGCTGATGCTGAAAGCATTGTAGCCAAGGCCATCAGGGATGGGGCAATTGATGCCACCATTGATCATGCCAACAGCTGTATGGTGTCGAAGGAGACTGGTGATGTCTACTCAACTAATGAGCCACAGATAGCTTTCAACTCAAGGATCGCTTTTTGCCTGAACATGCATAACGAGGCAGTCAAGGCGCTAAGATTCCCTCCGAACTCTCACAAGGAAAAGGAGAGTGCTGAGAAGAGGCGTGAGAGGCTCCAGCAGGAGGAAGAACTGGCAAAACATATGGCcgaggaagatgatgatgatttctAG
- the LOC120658211 gene encoding uncharacterized protein LOC120658211 encodes MHPSATACPNKSQPCIPTPSPEIRSSKRQPHCPKNPATSRGISVTAASKTLDAWQAADPVAPLPGPNGGGRIKAFSSNLTRRLPSSSTASTPVSRGRNRLRPDPNQLEGSGRRMDRYQRVEKPREEAPIKENEIRITTQGRMRNYITYATALLQDKGSDEVVFKAMGRAINKTVMIAELIKRRIVGVHQNTTTGSTDITDMWEPLEEGLLPLETTRHVSMITITLSKKELDTSSVGYQSPLPADQVKPLVDYDNDEDAHSPGGRGRGRGGRGRGRGRGRGGRGNGYNDYADGGWGEEDHAPEYMGNGYPRGRGRGFRGRGRRGGYGGQPDYQQDGGYYDEAPVPAPARGRGRGRGRGRGPSRGRGRGGNMNGVVHAAASGA; translated from the exons ATGCACCCTTCGGCAACCGCTTGCCCAAACAAATCCCAGCCCTGCATCCCGACACCGTCCCCCGAAATCCGTTCGTCCAAACGGCAGCCCCACTGCCCGAAGAACCCCGCAACGTCCAGGGGCATTTCCGTAACTGCAGCCTCCAAAACCCTAGACGCGTGGCAGGCGGCCGACCCGGTCGCTCCCCTTCCCGGGCCGAACGGAGGCGGCCGTATAAAGGCCTTCTCCTCCAACCTCACCCGCCGGTTAccttcctcctccaccgcaTCGACGCCAGTGAGCCGAGGACGCAACCGCCTGCGCCCGGACCCCAACCAG CTAGAGGGAAGCGGGAGAAGGATGGACCGGTACCAGAGGGTGGAGAagccgagggaggaggcgcccATCAAGGAGAATGAGATCCGCATCACCACGCAGGGGAGGATGCGCAACTACATCACCTACGCCACCGCCTTGCTCCAG GACAAGGGTTCTGATGAGGTTGTATTCAAGGCCATGGGAAGGGCTATCAACAAAACTGTCATGATCGCGGAATTGATCAAG AGGAGGATTGTTGGCGTCCATCAGAATACGACCACTGGATCTACTGATATTACTGATATGTGGGAGCCGTTGGAGGAAGGCCTACTTCC GCTTGAGACAACAAGGCATGTCTCTATGATCACTATAACTCTTTCAAAGAAGGAGCTGGACACATCCTCTGTCGG ATATCaatctcctttgcctgctgaTCAGGTGAAGCCTTTGGTTGACTACGATAACGATGAAG ATGCACACTCACCTGGTGGCCGAGGGAGGGGCCGTGGTGGTCGAGGCCGTGGGCGAGGCAGGGGAAGAGGTGGACGTG GAAATGGATACAATGACTATGCTGATGGTGGTTGGGGAGAGGAGGATCATGCCCCTGAGTACATGGGCAACGGATATCCCCGTGGAAGAGGGAGAGGTTTCAGAGGCCGCGGCAGGAGAGGTGGCTACGGTGGCCAGCCTGATTACCAACAGGATGGAGGCTATTATGATGAGGCACCTGTTCCTGCTCCGGCCCGAG GTCGTGGTCGAGGTCGTGGCCGTGGGAGAGGCCCGTCTAGAGGCAGAGGACGTGGTGGCAACATGAATGGTGTGGTGCATGCTGCAGCATCCGGTGCGTAA
- the LOC120658209 gene encoding probable 26S proteasome non-ATPase regulatory subunit 3 isoform X1, translated as MPEDVEMNDSQAPPAAAPAVSDAPAPAQSTLHHLKEIASVIEAGSLSKEVRRISRAVRLTIALRRRLAARDVAAFLAFALPPSSEAFARLSALVPKEDGSEMDVDTAAPAAQVSIKHGLPEIEIYCYLLVLIFLFDNKKYDEVCLGFSSTLLFVGKHTNLNFVYQAKTCAAASIARLKSLNRRTVDVLASRLYSYYSYVHELTNTLAEIRGTLLALHRMATLHHDELGQETLLNLLLRNYLHYNLYDQAEKLRSKAPRFEAHSNQQFCRYLFYLGKIRTIQLEYTDAKESLLQAARKAPTTARGFRIQCNKWGIIVRLLLGEIPERTVFMQKGMKAALTPYFELTNAVRVGDLELFRSVADKFSSTFSADRTRNLIVRLRHNVIRTGLRNISISYSRISLADIAKKLRLNSENPVADAESIVAKAIRDGAIDATIDHANSCMVSKETGDVYSTNEPQIAFNSRIAFCLNMHNEAVKALRFPPNSHKEKESAEKRRERLQQEEELAKHMAEEDDDDF; from the exons ATGCCGGAGGACGTCGAGATGAACGACTCCcaggccccgcccgccgccgcccccgccgttaGCGACGCCCCGGCGCCCGCGCAGTCCACTCTCCACC ATCTGAAGGAGATCGCGTCGGTGATTGAGGCCGGGTCGCTGAGCAAGGAGGTCCGCCGGATCTCACGCGCCGTCCGCCTGACCATCGCcctacgccgccgcctcgccgcccgcgacgTTGCTGCCTTCCTGGCCTTCGCGCTGCCTCCTTCCTCGGAGGCCTTCGCCCGCCTCTCCGCCCTCGTGCCCAAG GAAGATGGGAGTGAAATGGATGTTGATACGGCAGCTCCAGCAGCTCAAGTTTCAATCAAGCATGGTCTTCCTGAGATTGAAATTTATTGTTACTTGCTTGTGCTTATTTTCCTTTTTGATAATAAGAAATATGACGAGGTATGTCTGGGATTTTCATCCACTTTGTTATTTGTTGGGAAACATACTAATTTGAATTTTGTCTATCAGGCTAAAACATGTGCCGCCGCAAGCATTGCTCGTCTGAAGAGTCTTAACAGGAGAACAGTTGATGTTTTAGCTTCTAGGCTGTACTCCTATTACTCATATGTCCATGAGCTTACCAACACCCTTGCTGAGATTCGTGG GACTCTCCTGGCATTGCACAGAATGGCAACTTTACACCATGATGAGCTTGGTCAG GAAACTCTTCTCAATCTGCTTCTTCGCAATTACCTGCACTACAACTTGTATGACCAGGCAGAAAAGCTAAGGTCAAAGGCGCCTCGTTTTGAAGCACATTCCAATCAACAG TTCTGCCGGTATCTCTTTTACTTGGGCAAAATAAGGACAATTCAGTTGGAGTACACTGATGCTAAGGAAAGCCTCTTGCAAGCTGCTAGAAAGGCACCCACTACAGCTCGAGGATTTCGGATCCAGTGCAACAAATGGGGCATTATTGTAAGGCTGCTCTTAGGAGAGATTCCAGAGAGAACTGTTTTCATGCAGAAAGGAATGAAAGCTGCTTTGACACCCTATTTTGAGCTTACAAAT GCTGTCCGAGTTGGTGACCTAGAGCTATTCAGATCTGTGGCAGATAAATTTTCAAGCACTTTCAGTGCAGATAGGACCCGGAATTTGATAGTGAGGCTGCGCCACAATGTTATCCGGACTGGATTGCGTAACATCAGCATCTCATACTCAAGGATTTCCCTTGCTGATATTGCCAAGAAGCTGAGGTTGAACTCTGAGAACCCTGTCGCTGATGCTGAAAGCATTGTAGCCAAGGCCATCAGGGATGGGGCAATTGATGCCACCATTGATCATGCCAACAGCTGTATGGTGTCGAAGGAGACTGGTGATGTCTACTCAACTAATGAGCCACAGATAGCTTTCAACTCAAGGATCGCTTTTTGCCTGAACATGCATAACGAGGCAGTCAAGGCGCTAAGATTCCCTCCGAACTCTCACAAGGAAAAGGAGAGTGCTGAGAAGAGGCGTGAGAGGCTCCAGCAGGAGGAAGAACTGGCAAAACATATGGCcgaggaagatgatgatgatttctAG